From the Thermovirga lienii DSM 17291 genome, one window contains:
- a CDS encoding 2-amino-4-hydroxy-6-hydroxymethyldihydropteridin epyrophosphokinase (PFAM: 7,8-dihydro-6-hydroxymethylpterin-pyrophosphokinase (HPPK)~TIGRFAM: 2-amino-4-hydroxy-6-hydroxymethyldihydropteridine pyrophosphokinase~COGs: COG0801 7 8-dihydro-6-hydroxymethylpterin-pyrophosphokinase~InterPro IPR000550~KEGG: aco:Amico_1446 2-amino-4-hydroxy-6-hydroxymethyldihydropteridin epyrophosphokinase~PFAM: 78-dihydro-6-hydroxymethylpterin-pyrophosphokinase HPPK~PRIAM:2-amino-4-hydroxy-6-hydroxymethyldihydropteri dinediphosphokinase~SPTR:2-amino-4-hydroxy-6-hydroxymethyldihydropterid inediphosphokinase;~TIGRFAM:2-amino-4-hydroxy-6-hydroxymethyldihydropte ridinepyrophosphokinase), whose protein sequence is MSLVAISMGSNLGNRLSSLRKAVLLIKSEGINIIKTSDVFETPPFGVTNQPRFLNACILIETDISPLTLLEKLKRIEKQIGRIQRFKWGPREIDLDIVFYDEQIINEPSLKIPHPHMHERPFVLIPLNQISPKWTHPTLKKTVEEMSSESNNSGILRITEL, encoded by the coding sequence GTGAGCCTCGTAGCCATAAGCATGGGTAGCAATCTAGGGAACAGGCTAAGTTCACTGAGGAAAGCCGTTTTACTTATAAAAAGTGAAGGGATCAATATTATAAAGACTAGCGATGTTTTTGAAACTCCTCCTTTCGGGGTTACCAACCAGCCTAGGTTCCTCAACGCCTGTATACTAATTGAGACGGACATATCACCCCTCACCCTTTTAGAAAAACTTAAAAGAATAGAAAAACAGATAGGTAGAATTCAAAGATTCAAATGGGGGCCCAGAGAGATAGATTTAGATATCGTCTTTTACGACGAACAGATTATCAACGAACCTAGTTTAAAAATACCTCATCCCCACATGCACGAAAGGCCTTTCGTGTTGATACCACTAAATCAAATATCCCCCAAATGGACACACCCCACTTTAAAAAAGACGGTAGAAGAAATGTCCAGCGAGTCTAATAATAGCGGCATTTTGAGGATAACAGAGCTATGA
- a CDS encoding dihydropteroate synthase (PFAM: Pterin binding enzyme~TIGRFAM: dihydropteroate synthase~COGs: COG0294 Dihydropteroate synthase~InterPro IPR000489: IPR006390~KEGG: tai:Taci_0619 dihydropteroate synthase~PFAM: dihydropteroate synthase DHPS~PRIAM: Dihydropteroate synthase~SPTR: Dihydropteroate synthase;~TIGRFAM: dihydropteroate synthase): MLPYLINIRSDKDLVDILEKINADKRSFPYFRAKKDTYAIFLRDVDYRAANALKQEMLSRGGDAIVHRNVIQGTIDKSDVVLLGTISSLEKLAKKLEAMPYWGLEKIKGELEKFFQNLAIKGWNIVLGSGKSIELNDNTQIMGILNITPDSFYSTSRAMELDECVKRAFEMKEQGAIILDIGAESSRPGSEPVPAETEKERLLPVIQRLRKEGFDLPISVDTTKSEIAKAALGEGADIINDISAGILDPEILRVAAQEKAPIILMHMKGTPKTMQLNPHYNNLLGELLDFFKERMDAAHKAGVDTNKIILDPGLGFGKTKDHNLMILKNLKAFAGLGRPILIGHSRKSTIGAVLKKDDPKDRLQGTLAITALCAWQDVPIVRVHDVRENYDVVRMINAIKEVK; the protein is encoded by the coding sequence GTGCTTCCATACTTGATCAACATAAGATCCGACAAAGACCTCGTAGATATCCTAGAAAAAATCAACGCAGACAAAAGGTCTTTTCCCTATTTCCGCGCAAAAAAGGACACCTATGCCATTTTTTTGAGGGACGTAGATTACAGGGCTGCCAATGCGTTAAAACAGGAGATGCTGTCCCGGGGCGGAGACGCCATCGTTCACAGGAACGTAATACAAGGAACCATCGATAAAAGCGACGTAGTACTTTTGGGAACAATAAGCTCCCTGGAAAAACTGGCGAAAAAGCTGGAGGCCATGCCATATTGGGGACTTGAGAAAATCAAGGGCGAGCTTGAAAAATTTTTTCAGAATTTAGCGATTAAGGGTTGGAACATCGTCTTGGGTAGCGGGAAGAGCATAGAACTGAACGACAATACCCAGATCATGGGTATACTTAACATTACACCGGACTCCTTCTACTCCACTAGCCGTGCGATGGAGCTGGATGAATGCGTAAAAAGAGCATTTGAAATGAAGGAGCAAGGAGCCATAATCCTTGACATAGGGGCAGAATCATCCCGCCCCGGTTCTGAACCAGTACCAGCGGAAACGGAGAAAGAAAGGCTTCTACCTGTCATACAAAGACTCCGTAAGGAAGGTTTCGACCTGCCCATATCCGTAGATACAACAAAATCCGAGATAGCAAAAGCTGCACTCGGAGAAGGAGCGGACATAATCAACGATATCTCGGCAGGCATCTTGGACCCTGAGATCCTGCGCGTTGCAGCCCAGGAAAAGGCGCCGATAATTCTTATGCATATGAAGGGTACTCCCAAAACTATGCAGCTTAATCCTCACTACAATAACCTTCTTGGCGAACTCCTTGACTTCTTCAAGGAACGAATGGACGCAGCTCACAAAGCAGGTGTAGATACCAACAAAATAATATTAGATCCTGGGCTGGGCTTTGGTAAAACAAAAGATCATAATTTAATGATATTAAAAAACTTAAAGGCTTTTGCTGGTTTAGGTCGTCCCATACTCATAGGCCACTCCCGAAAAAGCACCATAGGTGCAGTACTGAAAAAAGACGATCCCAAAGACCGTCTACAAGGCACATTGGCGATAACTGCCCTATGTGCTTGGCAGGATGTGCCTATCGTTAGGGTCCACGACGTTAGGGAAAACTACGACGTCGTAAGAATGATAAACGCAATAAAGGAGGTCAAATAG
- a CDS encoding hypothetical protein (KEGG: aco:Amico_1447 hypothetical protein~SPTR: Putative uncharacterized protein), with protein MRIAIKKGFIIFIIFMLLFALKSSPVMAYTKILSVPSSPFFIVAKFSRGLVESAHLRSPAGIQKLLPLEGSLLVGQRYTRFDMDKDMIKDILWVLTFRNPNNKQRGLQMWVGYSSRQKTIWVDICPVASTLWDTLPVSLNLPEGVLPYILPQLPGYDGLPPFGGAKTLTFICTIKLTNNGPKFVPQPEAYRQILKIAELVANSEQYPKRREAYSYLINDFKNLASGMPPTREALQSIQWKRILTLHWNN; from the coding sequence ATGCGTATTGCCATCAAGAAAGGGTTTATTATTTTTATAATATTCATGTTGCTTTTTGCTTTAAAAAGTTCTCCGGTTATGGCCTACACGAAAATACTATCTGTCCCTAGCTCTCCCTTTTTCATCGTGGCAAAGTTTTCAAGGGGACTAGTAGAATCTGCCCACCTGCGAAGTCCTGCAGGAATCCAAAAACTCCTTCCCTTAGAGGGAAGCCTATTGGTAGGCCAAAGATACACAAGGTTTGATATGGACAAAGATATGATAAAAGATATCCTTTGGGTACTGACTTTCAGGAATCCCAACAACAAACAGAGAGGACTTCAGATGTGGGTCGGATACTCAAGTCGTCAGAAAACTATATGGGTAGATATTTGCCCTGTAGCAAGCACCCTTTGGGACACCTTGCCGGTAAGCTTAAATCTCCCAGAAGGTGTCCTCCCCTACATTCTGCCCCAATTACCCGGATATGATGGATTGCCTCCTTTTGGAGGAGCTAAAACCCTGACTTTCATCTGCACCATCAAGCTAACCAATAACGGCCCCAAGTTCGTACCCCAACCTGAGGCCTACAGACAAATACTTAAAATAGCTGAACTAGTGGCAAATTCTGAACAATACCCGAAGCGTAGAGAAGCGTATTCCTACTTGATCAATGATTTCAAAAACCTCGCTTCAGGTATGCCACCAACCAGAGAAGCTCTCCAAAGCATCCAGTGGAAGCGAATCCTTACATTACATTGGAACAACTGA
- a CDS encoding Heavy metal transport/detoxification protein (PFAM: Heavy-metal-associated domain~InterPro IPR017969: IPR006121~KEGG: aco:Amico_1897 heavy metal transport/detoxification protein~PFAM: Heavy metal transport/detoxification protein~SPTR: Heavy metal transport/detoxification protein), producing the protein MTKTVFVVPDMSCEHCVRRITQVLSDAGYGDVEVLLSEKLVKVSTDKPEEVMEILEDAGYPASIKG; encoded by the coding sequence ATGACTAAGACGGTTTTTGTTGTTCCAGACATGTCCTGCGAGCACTGCGTTAGGCGCATTACACAGGTCCTCAGTGATGCTGGCTACGGGGACGTAGAGGTTTTGCTATCGGAGAAGTTAGTAAAGGTGTCAACCGACAAGCCAGAGGAAGTAATGGAGATCTTGGAGGATGCTGGTTATCCAGCAAGCATAAAAGGTTAG